From the Primulina tabacum isolate GXHZ01 chromosome 3, ASM2559414v2, whole genome shotgun sequence genome, one window contains:
- the LOC142538416 gene encoding uncharacterized protein LOC142538416 translates to MLGKQGWKLIRAPDALSSRLLKAKYYPKKGFLNATLGSSPSFIWRSIWCSQAILTRGTRWKIGDGKSINIGTYPWLRDPANFYIQRALDEEHRAMTVHELIDVDLHQWKATTLQAIFEKRDIGEIMKIPVPTTASEDIRLWHFSRDGCYTVKSGYRLLMTNIANSNSAQHAPGLWNRMWTVHVPPKACWEAVNMVHLVNDKNAAERSPRVNIKLAVDLLNNWIEARKSPRATHSQMNAPEEELTWKRPPTGFMKCNVDAAIFRETRLIGYAAVVRDSKGEFMVCRMLKFQGSIEVREAEAKALLDAITWAASLDMQHIIFETDSKTVEEAVHSNAVDRNELGTIIEECCSLLSRERYYKVHFTRR, encoded by the exons ATGCTTGGGAAGCAAGGCTGGAAACTTATCAGGGCCCCTGATGCTTTATCTTCACGGCTCCTCAAAGCTAAATATTATCCGAAAAAGGGATTTTTGAATGCAACCCTAGGATCTAGTCCTAGCTTCATATGGCGAAGCATCTGGTGCTCTCAAGCTATACTGACACGAGGAACACGGTGGAAAATTGGTGATGGCAAATCTATCAACATTGGCACATATCCTTGGTTACGTGATCCTGCAAATTTCTATATTCAAAGAGCCCTTGATGAAGAGCACCGTGCCATGACAGTGCATGAGCTGATCGACGTAGACTTACATCAATGGAAGGCCACGACACTGCAAGCCATATTCGAAAAAAGGGATATTGGGGAAATCATGAAAATACCAGTACCAACGACTGCCTCTGAGGATATCCGATTATGGCATTTTAGTAGAGATGGCTGCTATACAGTTAAATCGGGGTATCGTCTCCTTATGACAAATATCGCAAATTCGAATAGTGCACAACATGCACCTGGATTATGGAATCGAATGTGGACAGTCCATGTACCACCAAAG GCTTGTTGGGAAGCTGTAAACATGGTGCACCTTGTAAATGATAAG AATGCGGCAGAAAGATCACCACGGGTTAATATAAAACTAGCTGTTGATCTCCTCAATAACTGGATAGAGGCTCGCAAATCACCCCGTGCCACACACTCTCAAATGAATGCACCTGAGGAGGAGCTTACTTGGAAAAGGCCACCAACAGGATTCATGAAATGCAATGTCGATGCGGCAATCTTTAGGGAGACGCGCTTGATTGGATATGCAGCGGTGGTTCGGGATTCAAAGGGTGAGTTTATGGTCTGTAGGATGCTCAAATTCCAGGGGTCAATTGAAGTACGAGAAGCAGAAGCAAAGGCGCTACTTGATGCCATAACCTGGGCCGCATCTTTGGATATGCAACATATTATATTCGAAACAGATTCGAAAACCGTGGAGGAGGCGGTTCACTCAAATGCGGTAGATCGCAATGAGCTTGGAACAATTATTGAAGAATGCTGCTCCCTTTTGTCAAGAGAACGTTACTACAAAGTTCACTTTACAAGACGGTAA